From Magnetococcus sp. PR-3, the proteins below share one genomic window:
- a CDS encoding GAK system ATP-grasp enzyme: MSKPRIGVIGIPGKWSTETLADAVAAATGERLVFDMAHVVLDLSSNQLYGNGVNLCELDGLIVKKISAEYNPNTLDRLELLRIAEGHGVRVFSPAESMIRLVDRLSCTVTLRNADIPMPETTVTEDVTAAMEAVRRYGKAVFKPLFSTKARGMTVIDGSQDDAALRAEIEAFQQTNPMMYLQKKVKLPGRDLGLVFLNGTYLGAYARVPQDANTWNTTIHSGGKYALAEPNAEIVEMARKAQALFNLDFTTVDVAETESGPICFEVSAFGGFRGAKDGLGIDAAELYVAHVLNSLNV; encoded by the coding sequence TTGTCTAAGCCTCGTATAGGTGTCATCGGAATTCCAGGTAAATGGTCAACCGAAACCTTGGCCGATGCCGTTGCTGCGGCAACCGGTGAGCGTTTGGTGTTTGATATGGCCCATGTGGTGCTGGATCTCTCCAGTAACCAGCTCTATGGCAATGGGGTCAACCTGTGTGAACTGGATGGCCTGATTGTTAAAAAGATTAGTGCTGAGTACAACCCCAATACGTTGGATCGTTTGGAGCTGTTACGTATCGCAGAGGGGCATGGCGTACGGGTTTTTAGCCCGGCGGAGAGCATGATCCGTTTGGTCGACCGCCTAAGCTGTACGGTGACCTTACGTAATGCAGACATCCCTATGCCAGAAACCACGGTAACTGAGGATGTTACGGCAGCCATGGAGGCCGTGCGGCGCTACGGAAAAGCGGTTTTTAAACCGCTTTTTTCCACCAAGGCTCGGGGCATGACCGTCATTGATGGATCTCAGGACGATGCCGCGTTACGCGCTGAGATTGAAGCTTTTCAACAAACGAATCCTATGATGTATCTGCAAAAGAAGGTCAAACTTCCGGGGCGGGATCTAGGGCTTGTGTTTTTGAATGGTACCTACCTGGGGGCCTATGCCCGTGTACCGCAGGATGCCAACACCTGGAACACAACCATTCACAGTGGGGGTAAATATGCCCTGGCTGAACCGAATGCAGAGATTGTAGAGATGGCACGTAAAGCTCAGGCTCTGTTTAATCTGGATTTCACCACTGTGGATGTTGCCGAGACCGAAAGCGGCCCCATCTGTTTTGAAGTTTCAGCCTTTGGTGGCTTCCGCGGTGCCAAAGATGGCTTGGGTATTGATGCTGCTGAGCTCTATGTGGCCCACGTTTTGAATTCCTTGAATGTTTGA
- a CDS encoding aminoglycoside phosphotransferase family protein, producing the protein MEFPQAIGDNLRFLISEVSSQLDTLRSALAAETPAAARSVLDRRGYGLNLMRRIHESTLEHLVCPNGEVEGRSTPFRSVEIMAYELELMTKRCREVVTHYNAILRTDLLHAQLYEEPLEIIHARLAMVEPAFHNNDTTQALKICRTEKRVYTITEPLRRRYTKALKKGKHTEDLIAALFLVHNIEKMGQTMRTVGEAVLSINLGQTTSIERFQSLTRSIDEMQDGLNVGELELATVAETRSGSGISGIRRRPGKKKMSKKGKHRDMRPKSEDVLAILKEGHKAKLKEEWQGVESWHSIVPGLAPRILSYQKKGQAASLLIEHLAGLTFEQIVLNEPQPRVDEALQHIGKTLGRVWRETHTAEPVSADYMGQLGKRLKDVWLIHPDFQYASSHICGFKLPDFESQIARAVGKEKKLIAPFSVYIHGDFNVDNIIYDPLEKQINFIDLHRSRYMDYIQDISVFMVSNYRLQVLDPQTRKRIAGVAQEMYHIARRYALKHGDETFEIRLAMGLARSFATSTRFVLDKDLAWAMFSRAQLLIHQVLDTPVKRAAHYRLPIEELFIV; encoded by the coding sequence ATGGAATTTCCCCAAGCCATTGGTGATAATTTACGTTTTCTCATCAGTGAAGTCTCTTCTCAGCTCGATACCTTGCGCAGCGCGCTCGCCGCCGAGACACCCGCAGCTGCGCGTAGTGTGCTGGACCGTCGCGGTTATGGGCTTAACCTCATGCGCCGTATCCATGAGAGTACCCTTGAGCACTTGGTCTGCCCTAATGGAGAGGTTGAGGGTCGCTCGACCCCTTTTCGCAGTGTAGAAATTATGGCTTATGAGTTGGAGCTCATGACCAAACGCTGCCGAGAGGTGGTGACCCACTATAATGCCATTTTACGTACCGATCTGTTGCATGCTCAGCTTTACGAAGAGCCGTTAGAGATTATCCATGCCCGTTTGGCCATGGTAGAGCCCGCGTTTCATAATAATGATACCACCCAGGCCTTAAAGATCTGCCGCACGGAAAAACGGGTCTATACCATTACCGAGCCGTTGCGCCGCCGATATACCAAGGCGTTGAAAAAAGGCAAACATACGGAAGATTTGATCGCAGCGCTTTTTCTGGTTCACAATATTGAAAAAATGGGCCAGACCATGCGTACCGTGGGTGAGGCTGTGCTCTCCATTAACCTGGGGCAAACAACAAGTATTGAGCGCTTTCAGAGCCTGACTAGGTCTATTGATGAGATGCAAGATGGGTTGAATGTCGGTGAGCTGGAGTTAGCCACGGTTGCTGAGACCCGTTCAGGCAGTGGCATTTCAGGTATCCGTCGCCGTCCCGGCAAGAAAAAAATGTCTAAAAAAGGTAAACACCGGGATATGCGACCTAAGAGTGAGGATGTGTTGGCCATTCTCAAAGAGGGTCACAAAGCCAAGCTTAAAGAGGAGTGGCAGGGGGTTGAAAGTTGGCACTCGATTGTTCCGGGGTTGGCGCCACGTATCCTCTCTTACCAAAAAAAAGGGCAGGCGGCCTCTTTGCTGATTGAGCATCTGGCAGGTTTAACCTTTGAGCAGATTGTGCTCAACGAGCCACAGCCCCGTGTGGATGAAGCGCTTCAACACATTGGTAAAACCCTAGGGCGGGTGTGGCGAGAAACCCACACGGCAGAGCCAGTCTCGGCCGATTATATGGGGCAGCTGGGTAAACGCTTAAAAGATGTCTGGTTAATCCACCCCGACTTTCAGTACGCCAGCAGCCATATTTGTGGGTTTAAACTGCCAGATTTTGAATCTCAAATCGCCCGTGCTGTGGGTAAGGAAAAAAAGTTGATCGCTCCGTTCTCCGTCTATATTCATGGGGACTTTAACGTCGACAACATCATTTATGATCCCCTGGAGAAACAGATTAACTTTATCGATCTACACCGCTCCCGGTATATGGATTATATACAGGATATCTCGGTTTTCATGGTATCCAACTACCGTTTACAAGTGCTGGACCCCCAGACACGTAAGCGTATTGCCGGTGTGGCACAAGAGATGTACCACATCGCCCGTCGTTATGCGCTTAAACATGGGGATGAGACCTTTGAAATACGGCTGGCCATGGGGTTGGCCCGTTCTTTTGCAACATCCACTCGGTTTGTGTTGGATAAAGACTTGGCTTGGGCCATGTTCTCCCGTGCTCAACTATTAATTCACCAGGTGTTGGATACCCCAGTTAAACGGGCCGCCCACTACCGCTTGCCCATTGAGGAGTTGTTCATTGTCTAA
- a CDS encoding NUDIX domain-containing protein: protein MDNLIPQTRNAVRALIVRDGKILLQHKLGGHQPERYTLPGGAPEVGESLLQGVERECLEEIGAQVQVGDLVWVADFFKHRQTEPPTIRHQVEFLFECQVDPGYEAKNGPHPDRNQVDVLWVALDQLHAIPIFPPTMRTLLPRLLADRGHTYQGVME from the coding sequence ATGGACAACCTGATACCCCAAACACGTAATGCCGTGCGTGCACTGATTGTACGGGATGGGAAGATACTGCTTCAGCATAAGTTAGGGGGGCACCAGCCAGAGCGCTATACCCTGCCAGGGGGGGCGCCTGAGGTGGGGGAATCCTTATTACAAGGGGTGGAACGGGAGTGCCTGGAGGAGATCGGGGCACAGGTGCAGGTGGGGGATTTGGTGTGGGTGGCTGATTTTTTTAAACATCGTCAAACAGAACCTCCCACAATACGGCATCAGGTGGAGTTTTTGTTTGAGTGCCAGGTGGACCCAGGTTATGAGGCTAAAAATGGGCCGCATCCGGACCGTAACCAGGTTGATGTGTTGTGGGTTGCTTTAGATCAGCTTCATGCTATCCCGATCTTTCCCCCCACCATGCGCACACTGCTACCTCGTTTGTTAGCAGACCGTGGCCACACTTATCAGGGTGTAATGGAGTAG
- a CDS encoding Na/Pi cotransporter family protein: MYFNPTLSKKLQWRIPMAIAVVTCAMLFAQQAWAGATLSNDDMPWGSMAMGLLGGLALFLFGMEMMADALKAAAGDRMRAILAKLTTNRISGAMTGAFVTAVIQSSSVTTVLVVGFISAGLMSLSQAVGVIFGANIGTTITAQIVAFKVTKAASLLVAVGFMFNAAGKTDKIRHYGAMTMGLGLIFLGMTMMSTAMKPLREFQPFLDLMISMENPLLGILVAALFTGLVQSSSATTGIVIVMASQGFITLEAGIALAFGANVGTCVTAMLASIGKPREAIRAAMAHVLFNIAGVLIWLGFIEHLASLVTSMSPQSPELDGMARLAAESPRQIANAHTLFNIVNTLIFLPFTVPFAWIIQKLVPDKRVATTEKSDQAVTVKPLYLDNVLLHTPVLALDATRREIKGMGMRYGLILNDALPIVLHGDAEALEAYKKRDEEIDALYEHFINYLGKISQGQLTVTQTQEMINLVNAVDNLENIGDIIETNLVHIGKQRLRYGMQITPETETFLREVHHLVMESLEDAVRAITERDLQAANRVYEINDQLDEIITQSSINHLRTVSIHTPNNVEHYSIVRDFLDKMRRIYSFTKALARLAEDAVEVMDQDLEVETFIASAKQDAESVDQAIEESK; encoded by the coding sequence ATGTATTTCAATCCAACGCTTTCCAAGAAGCTTCAATGGCGCATTCCAATGGCCATTGCGGTTGTGACCTGTGCCATGCTCTTTGCCCAGCAAGCTTGGGCTGGGGCAACATTAAGCAATGATGACATGCCCTGGGGCAGTATGGCCATGGGTCTGCTGGGTGGTTTGGCGCTGTTCCTCTTTGGTATGGAGATGATGGCGGATGCCTTAAAAGCTGCTGCAGGGGATCGCATGCGGGCTATCTTGGCTAAGCTAACGACCAACCGCATTTCAGGCGCCATGACCGGTGCTTTTGTGACCGCTGTTATTCAATCTTCATCCGTCACAACCGTATTGGTGGTGGGGTTCATCAGTGCAGGGTTGATGTCACTGTCCCAGGCGGTAGGGGTTATTTTTGGTGCCAATATTGGTACCACCATTACCGCTCAGATTGTGGCTTTTAAGGTAACCAAAGCGGCCTCACTGCTGGTGGCCGTGGGCTTTATGTTCAATGCGGCGGGTAAAACCGATAAAATCCGCCACTACGGTGCCATGACCATGGGGCTGGGTCTGATTTTCTTGGGCATGACCATGATGTCCACCGCGATGAAGCCCTTACGTGAGTTCCAGCCTTTCCTTGATCTTATGATCTCTATGGAAAATCCGCTTTTGGGTATTTTGGTTGCGGCACTCTTTACCGGCTTGGTGCAATCTTCGTCGGCAACCACCGGTATTGTTATTGTCATGGCCAGCCAAGGTTTTATTACCTTGGAAGCGGGTATCGCCTTGGCCTTCGGAGCCAACGTCGGTACCTGTGTAACAGCCATGCTAGCCTCTATCGGTAAACCGAGGGAGGCCATACGTGCGGCCATGGCCCATGTGTTGTTCAATATCGCAGGTGTGTTGATCTGGCTTGGCTTTATTGAGCACCTGGCCTCGTTGGTCACGTCCATGTCCCCCCAATCACCTGAACTGGACGGCATGGCACGTCTGGCTGCGGAAAGTCCCCGTCAGATCGCCAACGCACACACCCTGTTCAACATCGTCAACACCCTCATATTCCTACCCTTTACGGTACCTTTTGCATGGATCATCCAGAAATTGGTTCCGGACAAGCGTGTGGCGACGACTGAAAAATCAGACCAAGCCGTCACTGTTAAACCTCTCTATTTGGATAATGTATTGCTTCACACCCCTGTCTTGGCGCTGGATGCTACCCGGCGTGAGATCAAGGGTATGGGTATGCGTTATGGTTTGATCCTTAACGATGCATTACCGATCGTACTCCATGGTGATGCCGAGGCTTTGGAAGCGTACAAAAAGCGGGATGAAGAGATTGATGCACTGTACGAGCACTTCATCAACTACCTCGGCAAGATCAGTCAGGGTCAGCTTACCGTCACACAGACTCAAGAGATGATCAACTTGGTCAACGCAGTAGATAACCTTGAGAATATTGGGGATATCATTGAGACCAATCTGGTACATATCGGCAAGCAGCGTCTTCGCTATGGTATGCAGATAACCCCAGAAACAGAGACTTTCTTGCGTGAAGTACACCATTTGGTCATGGAAAGCTTGGAAGATGCGGTAAGAGCCATTACCGAACGGGACCTACAAGCGGCCAACCGGGTATATGAGATCAATGACCAGCTGGATGAGATCATCACCCAATCCTCCATCAACCATCTACGCACGGTATCCATTCACACCCCGAACAATGTTGAGCACTACTCTATTGTTCGTGACTTCCTGGATAAAATGCGACGCATCTACTCCTTCACCAAAGCGCTCGCACGCTTAGCTGAAGATGCGGTTGAAGTGATGGATCAGGACCTGGAGGTTGAAACCTTCATCGCCTCAGCCAAACAGGATGCAGAGAGCGTAGATCAAGCAATAGAAGAGTCGAAATAA
- a CDS encoding NAD(P)/FAD-dependent oxidoreductase, translating to MTTPHYDLIVIGAGAAGLTCGIEAARRGLNVVILDHAKHPGEKIRISGGGRCNFTNLYASADNYLSNNPKFCLSALNGYTPYDFMERLGAHRIAYEEKELGQLFCQGSAKEIVSMLLAEAQQAGVVIKLGHTVRRAYQQGHGYGVESKQGRFVTHRLVIASGGLSIPKMGATDIGLRIAQGFDLPVVTPRPALCPFLFTGKMQKRFAKLSGLSTPATLTVGKVAFTHQLLFTHRGLSGPVALQASSYWQPGQAIEIDLLPGEDAWKWLLATKQSEPKIQLSSLLARHLPKRLAQDLAGHLTLPLAELPDQRLKQLALQLNHWQVTPSGLEGYRTAEVTAGGVDTSVLSSKTMQVKTMPGLAFVGEVVDVTGQLGGFNFQWAWSSGVAAGRWI from the coding sequence ATGACCACACCTCATTATGATCTTATTGTTATTGGAGCCGGTGCCGCGGGCTTAACCTGTGGGATAGAAGCGGCACGCCGTGGTTTAAATGTGGTGATTCTGGATCATGCCAAACATCCGGGGGAGAAAATTCGCATCTCTGGTGGTGGGCGTTGTAACTTCACCAACCTTTATGCCTCGGCCGATAACTATCTTTCAAATAACCCCAAGTTCTGCCTCTCAGCACTCAATGGCTATACGCCATATGACTTTATGGAACGGCTAGGGGCGCACCGTATTGCTTATGAAGAGAAAGAGCTTGGTCAACTCTTCTGCCAGGGATCGGCCAAAGAGATTGTCTCTATGCTGCTGGCGGAGGCGCAACAGGCAGGGGTTGTTATTAAGCTGGGGCATACCGTACGGCGGGCTTATCAACAAGGCCACGGCTATGGTGTGGAGAGTAAACAGGGGCGTTTTGTGACCCACCGGCTGGTGATCGCCAGTGGTGGTCTGTCGATCCCTAAAATGGGGGCCACGGATATTGGGTTAAGGATCGCCCAAGGGTTTGACCTGCCCGTCGTTACACCGCGTCCGGCGCTCTGTCCTTTTCTCTTCACCGGTAAAATGCAAAAACGGTTTGCCAAGCTTAGTGGTCTATCCACCCCGGCAACCCTGACTGTGGGTAAGGTTGCCTTTACCCATCAGCTCCTCTTTACCCACAGGGGGTTAAGTGGTCCTGTGGCACTACAGGCCTCCAGCTATTGGCAGCCAGGGCAAGCCATTGAGATAGATCTTTTACCGGGTGAGGATGCCTGGAAATGGTTGTTGGCCACCAAACAAAGTGAACCCAAAATTCAACTGTCCAGTTTATTAGCGCGACACCTACCCAAACGTTTGGCTCAGGATTTAGCTGGTCACTTAACCCTACCTTTGGCGGAGTTGCCTGATCAACGCTTAAAGCAGCTCGCACTACAGCTCAATCACTGGCAGGTTACCCCCTCGGGGCTTGAAGGGTACCGTACCGCTGAGGTTACAGCTGGTGGGGTCGATACCTCGGTACTCTCTTCCAAAACCATGCAGGTGAAAACCATGCCTGGTCTGGCGTTTGTGGGGGAGGTGGTGGATGTAACGGGTCAGCTTGGTGGGTTTAATTTTCAGTGGGCTTGGTCATCGGGTGTGGCCGCGGGGCGTTGGATCTAA
- a CDS encoding hybrid sensor histidine kinase/response regulator produces the protein MTLGSKLNLIILPLLILFLVVLGSWSYLTTKQSIHQTAELYLKANLDAYLESEVKHRQDLLIRHELVNQPSFVERYQEDALKEAKAKNRYLEGGLFVLGSQGRVILLDPLAEAVLTPKVRQTLVVQAISGQGMDRVHHFSAVKGEVGLLVVVKPYQIWGWTVGLYMPDRAMEQGLTQLREVTLAMTIGCALITFFAIYLFSRHFILRPINLLQAAARRISSRHEPQAIPLKRDDELGQLAYSLEVMAADLQTFHHKQAQWAGHLEHQVEIRTHELAQANEQLRMNETKYRTLVEFTNTIPWRMDLASGQFTYMGAQVEVVLGYPAESWVDMESWKSRIHPEDQEQAAQFCLCETEKGLDHAFEYRAVAMDGAVIWIRDVVSVLKEDGQPVALVGFMFDITQAKSVESELRVAKDQAEQASRAKDEFLATMSHEIRTPMNAILGMTELLSETELNQTQRNYIGICRTSGQNLLQLINDILDISKVEAGQMEVQHTPFNLLKLINDANKVVLFRVQEKGLIQLTWIDDLVPKWFLGDQARIRQVLINFLGNAVKFTQSGTVATIVGCDAGADGLFEVHIRVVDSGIGIPKQEHERIFSAFQQVDSSNQRQHGGTGLGLAICQKLVALMGGRISLTSAPGQGSTFTMHLPLQQVDPPQQDQVQAGRSLDGITVLVWHTHAIRSLYVEETLIEYGANVHSCHEDLTVVQCLERIGQQTVPDILIIHHHDEDQGNLVALVEKIRAPMAMTHIPVMIYGHCEDSLLRHALEQKKAHFLPETFYLDALPDEIHRLIRLHEGSKHNEEPMALRLLVVDDSPDNRLLIKAFLKKTPHLITTANNGQEAVDLFVQASIAFDVILMDIQMPILDGYAATQTIRQLEQQENRHPTPIIALTAHAMVEEEARVKAAGCDLHLTKPVSRLQLLEVVEKYGYA, from the coding sequence ATGACCCTGGGTAGCAAGCTCAACCTAATCATTCTTCCTCTTCTTATTCTATTTCTTGTTGTGCTGGGTAGTTGGAGTTATCTAACCACCAAACAGAGTATTCACCAAACAGCTGAACTCTATTTAAAAGCCAATTTAGATGCTTATTTAGAGAGTGAGGTGAAGCATCGACAAGATCTGTTAATCCGGCATGAGCTGGTTAACCAACCTTCTTTTGTAGAGCGCTATCAAGAGGATGCCCTAAAAGAGGCAAAAGCTAAAAATCGCTATCTTGAAGGGGGGCTGTTTGTGCTGGGCAGTCAGGGGCGGGTGATTTTATTAGATCCCTTGGCCGAAGCGGTTTTAACCCCAAAGGTACGACAAACCTTGGTGGTGCAAGCCATATCAGGCCAGGGGATGGATCGTGTTCATCACTTCTCTGCGGTAAAGGGAGAGGTCGGCTTGTTGGTGGTGGTCAAACCCTACCAAATTTGGGGGTGGACGGTTGGGCTCTATATGCCAGATCGAGCCATGGAACAGGGTTTGACACAGCTGCGTGAAGTTACCTTAGCCATGACCATCGGTTGTGCGCTGATCACCTTTTTTGCCATCTATCTGTTCTCGCGTCACTTTATTTTACGTCCCATTAATTTATTACAAGCTGCAGCCAGACGCATTTCCAGTCGGCATGAACCACAGGCCATTCCTTTAAAGCGTGATGATGAGCTGGGGCAGTTGGCCTATAGCTTGGAGGTTATGGCGGCTGATCTTCAGACTTTTCACCATAAACAAGCCCAGTGGGCAGGGCACCTAGAGCATCAGGTTGAAATTCGCACCCATGAGTTAGCCCAGGCTAATGAGCAGTTGCGTATGAACGAGACCAAATATCGGACTTTGGTCGAGTTTACCAATACCATTCCCTGGCGTATGGATCTGGCCTCTGGTCAATTTACCTATATGGGCGCTCAGGTTGAAGTTGTCTTGGGCTACCCTGCAGAGAGCTGGGTTGATATGGAGAGTTGGAAATCCCGTATTCATCCAGAAGATCAAGAGCAGGCCGCACAGTTTTGTCTCTGCGAAACAGAAAAAGGGTTGGATCACGCTTTTGAGTACCGTGCGGTGGCGATGGATGGTGCTGTGATCTGGATTCGAGATGTGGTGAGTGTGCTTAAAGAGGATGGGCAGCCTGTTGCTTTGGTTGGTTTTATGTTTGATATCACCCAAGCAAAATCGGTGGAGAGTGAGCTGCGGGTGGCCAAAGATCAAGCCGAGCAGGCCAGCCGCGCCAAAGATGAGTTTTTGGCCACCATGAGTCATGAAATCCGCACCCCCATGAATGCTATTTTGGGGATGACTGAACTGCTCAGTGAGACGGAGCTTAACCAGACCCAACGTAATTATATTGGGATCTGTCGGACCTCTGGGCAAAATCTTTTACAATTGATTAATGATATTCTGGATATCTCCAAGGTAGAAGCGGGGCAGATGGAGGTACAGCACACCCCCTTTAACTTGTTGAAACTGATTAATGATGCCAATAAGGTCGTCTTGTTCAGGGTTCAGGAAAAAGGGTTGATCCAACTCACTTGGATTGATGATTTGGTTCCTAAGTGGTTCTTAGGGGACCAAGCGCGCATTCGTCAGGTATTGATCAACTTCTTGGGCAATGCGGTCAAATTTACCCAGAGCGGTACCGTGGCAACCATTGTCGGTTGTGATGCAGGAGCCGATGGCCTGTTTGAGGTGCATATTCGGGTTGTGGATAGTGGTATAGGTATTCCCAAACAAGAGCATGAGCGTATTTTTAGTGCATTTCAGCAGGTTGACTCCTCCAACCAACGTCAACATGGGGGAACGGGGCTGGGGCTTGCCATTTGTCAAAAGCTGGTAGCTTTAATGGGGGGGCGTATTAGTTTGACCAGTGCGCCAGGGCAGGGCAGTACCTTTACCATGCATCTACCTTTGCAACAGGTCGATCCGCCCCAACAAGATCAGGTGCAGGCAGGCCGGTCGTTGGATGGCATAACGGTGCTTGTCTGGCATACCCATGCCATTCGAAGTCTCTATGTGGAAGAGACATTAATTGAGTATGGGGCCAATGTTCATAGCTGCCACGAAGATCTCACGGTTGTGCAGTGTCTGGAGCGTATTGGCCAGCAAACCGTACCAGATATTTTAATTATTCATCATCATGATGAAGATCAGGGGAACCTTGTCGCGTTGGTTGAAAAAATCAGGGCACCGATGGCGATGACGCATATACCCGTTATGATTTATGGGCATTGTGAAGATTCCCTTTTACGTCATGCGCTTGAGCAGAAAAAGGCGCATTTTTTGCCTGAGACCTTCTATCTGGATGCCCTGCCCGATGAAATACACCGCCTGATCCGTTTGCATGAGGGCAGTAAACACAATGAGGAACCCATGGCACTCCGTCTGCTGGTCGTGGACGATAGTCCTGATAACCGTCTTCTTATTAAAGCCTTTTTGAAAAAGACCCCCCATTTGATCACAACTGCGAACAATGGTCAGGAAGCGGTCGATCTGTTTGTACAAGCAAGCATTGCGTTTGATGTCATTCTTATGGATATCCAAATGCCGATTTTGGATGGCTATGCCGCCACCCAAACCATTCGACAGCTTGAGCAGCAGGAAAACCGCCACCCAACCCCCATTATTGCCCTAACGGCCCATGCCATGGTAGAGGAGGAGGCCAGGGTTAAAGCGGCCGGGTGTGACCTGCACCTAACCAAGCCGGTATCACGGTTGCAACTGTTGGAAGTTGTAGAAAAATATGGGTATGCATAA
- a CDS encoding ABC transporter substrate binding protein: protein MNRYREGMILLFALLFMGWGGQGQAAPKKRLVLIQSMPVVSVLSHSQHFIIHLKKQGWIPGKNLDLIILRPLGDAQTTLTQLKEILNSRSVDLVATSGSMASVVAFKVLEEYDVPQLFFTVSDPVGAGLIQHAGQPSGSYISGVINSLSRSLKLSTAIRLLQWPAKKPLRLGYIYTDYPSSLGDLRALQKAAQSYPGVKLVPKKIDYRPIPAQLSRLMEDAKTAVKQLEAQVDFWWQPLGPLGQLQDFTQLLQTRSIRPILYGTTMEAVKRGALFQINPNSQATGMDAAVKADAILRGQPAGTLPVVAASRFDLGVNITTTLQMKTTIPAELLDLAGEHVYRTLKP from the coding sequence TTGAATCGCTATAGAGAGGGGATGATCCTGCTCTTCGCACTTCTGTTTATGGGGTGGGGTGGGCAAGGGCAAGCAGCACCCAAAAAAAGGCTGGTTCTTATTCAATCCATGCCTGTTGTCAGTGTTTTGAGTCATAGCCAGCACTTTATTATTCATCTTAAAAAACAGGGTTGGATTCCAGGAAAAAACCTAGATCTCATCATCTTGCGTCCTCTTGGTGATGCTCAAACGACTTTGACACAGTTGAAAGAAATTCTGAACAGTCGTTCTGTCGATCTGGTTGCGACCAGTGGAAGTATGGCGTCTGTCGTCGCCTTTAAGGTGCTGGAAGAATATGATGTGCCACAGCTTTTTTTCACCGTTTCTGACCCCGTTGGTGCCGGACTCATCCAACATGCCGGGCAGCCTTCTGGGAGTTATATTTCAGGGGTTATCAACTCTCTTTCCCGTTCTTTAAAGTTATCAACAGCGATACGCCTCTTACAGTGGCCTGCTAAAAAACCGTTGCGTCTGGGCTATATCTATACCGATTATCCCTCCTCGTTGGGGGATCTGCGTGCCTTGCAAAAAGCAGCGCAGTCGTATCCTGGCGTAAAGCTGGTACCTAAAAAAATAGACTACCGCCCCATACCAGCTCAGTTGTCACGCTTGATGGAAGATGCCAAAACAGCGGTTAAACAGTTAGAAGCACAAGTGGACTTTTGGTGGCAGCCCTTGGGCCCCCTTGGACAACTGCAGGATTTTACCCAGCTGCTACAGACCCGCTCTATTCGGCCGATCCTCTATGGCACAACCATGGAGGCTGTCAAAAGAGGTGCCCTGTTTCAGATTAACCCCAACAGTCAGGCAACGGGCATGGATGCCGCGGTCAAAGCGGATGCTATTTTAAGAGGGCAACCGGCTGGTACGTTGCCTGTGGTTGCCGCCAGTCGTTTTGATCTGGGTGTTAACATCACCACCACTTTACAGATGAAAACAACCATTCCTGCCGAGTTATTGGATCTGGCTGGAGAGCATGTTTACAGGACGCTCAAGCCATGA
- a CDS encoding response regulator, giving the protein MDQTGQEILLVEDEAINRLLLSEILTARGYRITEAPDGAAAQALLQQSNSSRFATILLDRMMPNMDGMTLLKWIKAQPSLKDIPVIFQTSMSEPDEIQEGISAGALYYLTKPFPHEKVVATMVNAAVKARYHHRTIHRKLEKFIAGIQLTQQWQVRFRTLAEAEHVALLFSQACPNPTDDTVPILELLINAVEHGNLGITFTEKSQLLSDNRYDQEITRRQADSSLAQRYVDATLERTPTHINMRIKDQGDGFDWEPFFTFNPKHAFLPNGRGIIMASSQHRVQYFGCGNEVQLTIQHSPS; this is encoded by the coding sequence ATGGATCAAACCGGTCAAGAGATTCTTTTGGTGGAGGATGAGGCAATCAATCGATTGCTTCTGTCTGAGATTTTAACCGCACGCGGCTACCGCATAACAGAAGCACCCGATGGCGCTGCTGCACAAGCCTTACTTCAACAGAGTAACAGCAGCCGGTTTGCCACCATTTTATTGGATCGTATGATGCCAAATATGGATGGCATGACCCTTTTAAAGTGGATTAAGGCCCAACCAAGTTTGAAAGATATTCCCGTCATCTTTCAAACCTCAATGTCTGAACCTGATGAAATTCAAGAAGGTATCTCTGCTGGCGCACTCTACTATTTAACCAAACCTTTTCCCCATGAAAAGGTTGTAGCGACCATGGTAAATGCGGCTGTAAAGGCCCGTTATCATCACCGAACCATCCATCGTAAGCTGGAAAAATTTATTGCGGGTATCCAGTTAACTCAGCAGTGGCAGGTACGTTTTAGAACCTTGGCAGAAGCGGAACATGTGGCTCTACTGTTTTCCCAAGCCTGCCCCAACCCCACAGATGATACCGTGCCGATTTTGGAGCTGCTAATCAATGCCGTTGAACATGGCAACTTAGGCATTACCTTTACAGAAAAAAGCCAGCTCTTAAGCGACAACCGATATGATCAAGAGATCACCCGCCGACAAGCAGACTCCTCCCTTGCTCAAAGATATGTAGACGCCACCCTTGAACGGACACCCACACACATAAACATGCGCATTAAAGATCAAGGGGATGGTTTTGATTGGGAACCCTTTTTCACCTTCAACCCTAAACATGCTTTTTTGCCCAATGGCCGGGGTATTATCATGGCATCTTCACAACATCGGGTTCAATATTTTGGCTGTGGTAATGAGGTTCAGTTAACGATTCAACACAGCCCCTCATAA